GCTTCGCCGCCGGCTGTACGAATCAGCGCCACGGTGCCTTCGCCCCCTGCCGTGTCCAGGTCGGCCACCACCACTTTCAAACCTTCGGCGGCGAACGCCTGGGCGGTCGCCCGGCCGATACCGTTGGCCGCTCCGGTGACTACGACCACTTGGCCGGAAAACGTCATGCTCATTGTTATGTCCTCGAAGGGAGAGATGCAGGAGGGATTTGCAGACTCGCAGCATAGTCACCGGGGCCCGTCCCGAGTCAGCACTATCAGAAGGCTGTTTATGCCTTCATCCGTCGCAGTGATAAAAGCCTGTGGGCCACTATCACTGCACTGGATCATTGCGCATTCGCCACATCAGCCGACCTTGCAGCATTGGCCTCGAGGGTCTATCAACAAGGCTTCATTCAGTTCGAGTGCCTGCCATGACCAGTCAGACCAATCGCCAGTTCCTCCTCGCCAAACGCCCGGTGGGGGCTGCGACCCGTGAGACCTTCACCTACCAGGAAGTCCCGGTCGGCGAACCGGGCGCTGGTCAGATACTGGTGAAAAACCAATACCTGTCCCTCGACCCGGCCATGCGCGGCTGGATGAACGAGGGCAAGTCCTATATCCCGCCGGTAGAAATCGGTGAAGTCATGCGCGCCTTGGGCGTGGGCCAGGTCATCGCTTCGAACAACCCGGGCTTTGCCGTCGGCGACTACGTCAACGGCGCTCTCGGCGTGCAGGATTATTTCCTTGGCGAACCCAGAGGTTTCTACAAAGTCGATCCGAAACTGGCGCCGCTGCCGGTGTATCTGTCCGCCCTTGGCATGACCGGCATGACCGCCTACTTCGCCCTGCTCGACGTGGGCGCACCGAAGGCTGGCGACACCGTGGTGTTGTCGGGAGCTGCCGGGGCAGTGGGCAGCATTGCCGGACAGATCGCCAAGATCAAAGGCTGCCGGGTCGTCGGCATCGCTGGTGGTGCCGACAAGTGCAAATACCTGATCGATGAACTGGGCTTCGACGGCGCTATC
The Pseudomonas fluorescens genome window above contains:
- a CDS encoding NADP-dependent oxidoreductase, with protein sequence MTSQTNRQFLLAKRPVGAATRETFTYQEVPVGEPGAGQILVKNQYLSLDPAMRGWMNEGKSYIPPVEIGEVMRALGVGQVIASNNPGFAVGDYVNGALGVQDYFLGEPRGFYKVDPKLAPLPVYLSALGMTGMTAYFALLDVGAPKAGDTVVLSGAAGAVGSIAGQIAKIKGCRVVGIAGGADKCKYLIDELGFDGAIDYKHEDVLAGLKRECPKGVDVYFDNVGGEILDAVLSRLAPKARVVICGAISQYNNKEAVKGPANYLSLLVNRARMEGFVVMDYAAQYAGAAQEMAGWMAKGQLKSKEDIVEGLQTFPETLMKLFSGENFGKLVLKV